A genome region from Thermomonospora amylolytica includes the following:
- a CDS encoding 1,4-dihydroxy-2-naphthoate polyprenyltransferase — MATASQWIAGSRPRTLPASLVPVIVGTGVAVGEGQAVWWRALLAGVVALALQIGVNYSNDYSDGVRGTDDERVGPMRLVGSGAAPPRQVLAAALGCFLLAAVAGLVLAAVTTWWLLLVGAVAIVAAWFYTGGPNPYGYRALGEVSVFVFFGLVAVVGTVYVQVEGVPWEAWAAAVPVGLLACALLVANNLRDIPTDTESGKRTLAVLLGGPRTRILYAACASLPFPIALAVSAPHPWALLTLLAAPLSLPPVQKVMQGAKGPELIPVLGETGRLQVAYGALLAVGLAL; from the coding sequence GTGGCGACAGCGTCCCAGTGGATCGCCGGATCCCGCCCCCGAACCCTCCCCGCATCGCTCGTCCCGGTCATCGTCGGCACCGGCGTGGCCGTCGGCGAGGGCCAGGCCGTCTGGTGGCGCGCCCTCCTCGCCGGTGTGGTGGCCCTGGCGCTGCAGATCGGGGTGAACTACTCCAACGACTACAGCGACGGCGTCCGCGGCACCGACGACGAGCGGGTCGGCCCGATGCGGCTGGTCGGCTCCGGGGCGGCCCCGCCGAGGCAGGTGCTGGCCGCCGCGCTGGGCTGCTTCCTCCTCGCCGCCGTCGCCGGGCTGGTGCTGGCGGCCGTGACCACCTGGTGGCTGCTGCTGGTGGGGGCCGTGGCGATCGTGGCGGCCTGGTTCTACACCGGCGGCCCGAACCCGTACGGCTACCGGGCGCTGGGCGAGGTCTCGGTGTTCGTGTTCTTCGGGCTGGTGGCCGTGGTCGGCACCGTGTACGTCCAGGTCGAGGGCGTGCCGTGGGAGGCGTGGGCGGCGGCGGTGCCGGTCGGGCTGCTGGCCTGCGCGCTGCTGGTCGCCAACAACCTGCGGGACATCCCGACTGACACCGAGTCCGGCAAGCGGACCCTGGCGGTGCTGCTCGGCGGGCCGCGCACCCGGATCCTGTACGCGGCCTGCGCGTCGCTGCCGTTCCCGATCGCGCTGGCGGTGTCGGCCCCCCATCCGTGGGCGCTGCTCACCCTGCTGGCCGCGCCGCTGTCGCTGCCGCCCGTCCAGAAGGTGATGCAGGGGGCCAAGGGGCCCGAGCTGATCCCGGTGCTCGGCGAGACCGGCCGCCTGCAGGTCGCCTACGGCGCGCTGCTGGCCGTCGGGCTCGCGCTCTGA
- a CDS encoding GNAT family N-acetyltransferase: protein MADVGVRPARRADAAAVTDIQVRAWREGYRDLLPAEALARVTEPDAVAVWRERWTEAAVAPPSARHRLLVAVSSELVVGFAATAPAEDPDLDPASAAELVTLLVDPLHGRAGHGSRLLAACVDLLREDGFGTVVCWVFEGDRVMRRFLESAGWAPDGARRVLDMGEPVAMIRMHTDISSEDARN from the coding sequence ATGGCTGACGTCGGCGTACGGCCCGCCCGGCGGGCGGATGCCGCCGCGGTCACCGACATCCAGGTCCGCGCGTGGCGGGAGGGCTACCGCGACCTGCTGCCGGCCGAGGCGCTGGCCCGCGTGACCGAGCCGGACGCCGTGGCGGTGTGGCGGGAACGCTGGACCGAGGCGGCCGTCGCCCCGCCGAGCGCCCGGCACCGCCTGCTGGTGGCGGTGTCGTCGGAGCTGGTGGTGGGGTTCGCCGCGACCGCGCCCGCCGAGGACCCCGACCTGGACCCGGCGTCCGCCGCCGAGCTGGTGACGCTGCTGGTCGACCCGCTGCACGGCCGGGCCGGGCACGGCAGCCGGCTGCTGGCCGCCTGCGTCGACCTGCTCCGCGAGGACGGCTTCGGCACGGTGGTGTGCTGGGTGTTCGAGGGCGACCGGGTGATGCGCCGCTTCCTGGAGTCGGCGGGCTGGGCCCCGGACGGGGCGCGGCGCGTGCTGGACATGGGCGAGCCGGTGGCGATGATCCGCATGCACACCGACATCTCCTCCGAGGACGCCCGGAACTAA
- a CDS encoding MFS transporter, producing MSAAATVTDSSPAADGALSRRRRHLALVVMSLGVSLIVVDATIVGVMLPRIVDGLGATTGQAEWITSIYPMVFAALLIPCGRAGDLAGRRRTFVLGTAVFVAASLLAAAAGDASVLIAARALQGVGASLVMPATLATVNAIFTGRQRAVAFGIWGSLIGGMAALGPLLGGALAASLGWRWAFGINLPLGLALIAGALALMPETRRPAERGVDVPGAVLATLGLGALVCGLIEGPYYGWWTPLRPFSFGPYDWPQGLSPVPVLLALAAVLLVALAVVEKARGAAGRPVMLDPALLRIPSFRQGNAVAALISVGELGLLFVLPLFLAGVHGDDPLQISLAVLPLAVGAFLAGPFAGRLAGRAGPHRVVRLGLALEVGAVLGLGLTLGATTGGWGLAPWMLLYGVGLGLTSAQLTGVCLAEVPPARAGQASGIQSTSRQVGAALGIAIVGAVFATGLGREMTHRLAGTSLPPERQAAVVHEMRDSAGTYARDLDRAPGMRAAAQAADHALAAAARQAVLATAAILALGLAAGMRLRPGGPPVPEQSASMTTQKIEV from the coding sequence TTGAGCGCCGCCGCGACCGTCACCGATTCCTCCCCCGCCGCGGACGGCGCCCTCTCCAGACGCCGGCGTCATCTGGCGCTGGTGGTGATGAGCCTGGGCGTCTCCCTGATCGTGGTGGACGCCACCATCGTCGGGGTCATGCTCCCGCGGATCGTCGACGGGCTGGGCGCCACCACCGGCCAGGCCGAGTGGATCACCTCGATCTACCCGATGGTCTTCGCCGCGCTGCTGATCCCCTGCGGCCGGGCCGGCGACCTGGCCGGGCGGCGCCGGACGTTCGTGCTGGGCACCGCGGTGTTCGTGGCGGCGAGCCTGCTGGCCGCGGCGGCCGGCGACGCCAGCGTGCTGATCGCCGCCCGCGCCCTGCAGGGCGTCGGGGCGTCGCTGGTCATGCCGGCCACGCTGGCCACCGTGAACGCGATCTTCACCGGCCGCCAGCGGGCCGTGGCGTTCGGGATCTGGGGGTCGCTGATCGGCGGGATGGCCGCGCTCGGCCCGCTGCTCGGCGGCGCGCTGGCGGCCTCGCTGGGCTGGCGCTGGGCGTTCGGGATCAACCTGCCGCTGGGCCTGGCGCTGATCGCCGGGGCGCTGGCCCTGATGCCGGAGACCCGGCGGCCCGCCGAACGCGGCGTCGACGTGCCCGGCGCGGTGCTGGCGACGCTGGGCCTGGGCGCGCTGGTCTGCGGGCTCATCGAGGGCCCCTACTACGGCTGGTGGACGCCGCTGCGGCCGTTCTCCTTCGGCCCCTACGACTGGCCGCAGGGCCTGTCGCCGGTGCCGGTGCTGCTGGCGCTGGCCGCGGTGCTGCTGGTCGCCCTGGCGGTGGTGGAGAAGGCGCGCGGCGCGGCCGGGCGCCCGGTGATGCTGGACCCGGCGCTGCTGCGGATCCCGAGCTTCCGGCAGGGCAACGCGGTCGCCGCGCTGATCAGCGTGGGCGAACTGGGGCTGCTGTTCGTGCTGCCGCTGTTCCTGGCGGGCGTGCACGGCGACGACCCGCTGCAGATCAGCCTGGCGGTGCTGCCGCTGGCCGTCGGCGCGTTCCTGGCCGGCCCCTTCGCCGGGCGGCTGGCCGGGCGGGCGGGCCCGCACCGGGTCGTGCGGCTGGGCCTGGCGCTGGAGGTCGGCGCGGTGCTGGGCCTGGGGCTGACGCTCGGCGCGACCACCGGCGGCTGGGGGCTGGCCCCGTGGATGCTGCTCTACGGCGTCGGGCTGGGCCTGACCTCCGCGCAGCTCACCGGCGTGTGCCTGGCCGAGGTCCCGCCCGCGCGGGCCGGGCAGGCCTCCGGCATCCAGTCCACGTCCCGGCAGGTGGGCGCGGCGCTGGGCATCGCGATCGTCGGCGCGGTGTTCGCCACCGGCCTGGGCCGGGAGATGACCCACCGGCTGGCCGGCACGTCGCTGCCGCCCGAACGGCAGGCCGCCGTCGTGCACGAGATGCGCGACAGCGCCGGCACGTACGCCCGCGACCTGGACCGGGCCCCCGGCATGCGGGCCGCGGCGCAGGCGGCGGACCACGCCCTGGCCGCCGCCGCCCGGCAGGCCGTGCTCGCCACCGCGGCCATCCTGGCGCTCGGCCTGGCGGCCGGGATGCGGCTGCGGCCCGGCGGCCCGCCGGTTCCGGAACAATCAGCATCCATGACGACGCAGAAGATCGAGGTCTGA
- a CDS encoding transglutaminase-like domain-containing protein, whose translation MTPLRLAAEPWEYLGSDEAIDVEHDRIVATAASMRTGDDVAFARTAFEFVRDEVAHSLDARDRRVTWRASDVLRTRTGLCFAKSHLLVALLRAGGVEAGLCYQRLSDDAGGFVLHGLAAVLLEDHWVRLDPRGNKPGIEVEFSATEDRLAYRVRPELGEADYLTVYPSPHPVVLRALQSHDDCIAMCEQGGLPSSLED comes from the coding sequence GTGACGCCGCTGCGGCTGGCCGCCGAGCCGTGGGAGTACCTCGGCTCGGACGAGGCGATCGACGTCGAGCACGACCGGATCGTGGCGACCGCCGCGAGCATGCGGACCGGCGACGACGTGGCGTTCGCGCGGACGGCGTTCGAGTTCGTCCGCGACGAGGTGGCGCACTCGCTGGACGCCCGCGACCGGCGGGTCACCTGGCGCGCCTCCGACGTGCTGCGCACCCGCACCGGCCTGTGCTTCGCCAAGTCCCACCTGCTGGTGGCGCTGCTGCGGGCCGGGGGCGTGGAGGCGGGCCTGTGCTACCAGCGGCTGTCCGATGACGCCGGGGGGTTCGTGCTGCACGGGCTGGCCGCCGTCCTGCTGGAGGACCACTGGGTACGGCTGGACCCGCGCGGCAACAAGCCCGGCATCGAGGTGGAGTTCTCCGCCACGGAGGACCGGCTGGCGTACCGGGTGCGGCCGGAGCTGGGAGAGGCCGACTACCTGACCGTCTACCCGTCGCCGCATCCGGTGGTCCTGCGCGCCCTGCAGTCCCACGACGACTGCATCGCGATGTGCGAGCAGGGCGGCCTGCCGTCCTCCCTGGAGGACTGA
- a CDS encoding pentapeptide repeat-containing protein yields the protein MTSGDHDYSGQTIADPDFRGRVFKEAVDFSGCTFTGRADFSEAVFEGRVSFSRAVFEQFADFRNTRFDGSACFTEAVFENDLTFEDVTVGGALRLDRACFEQASRIGPARADEVDLSLVVFQRRVRIELVTRLVRCERGRFVEGAQFLLDGADLILKDSDLGGASLLASYTAPHDVYDPDRRPRLVTLSGTDVANLTVSRVDLSAAKLMNAHNLDQMRIRPDDAFGWTPGTFRIARRQVIGDEVRWRAKNGPARSRWKLPEGWPDLDAPRTAGDVSKAYQALRKGREEARDEPGAADFYYGEMEMRRLGTRLRGKEQWRERNVRGWLAARGEYTLLWLYWLMSGYGLRAWRAFTALAVLVAGAAAGFLEWGFPAGTSMDYPGAVRYTLRAATSLLRGTDQALTPTGEWIELGVRFLGPVLLGLALLALRGRVRR from the coding sequence GTGACCTCCGGTGATCACGACTACTCCGGCCAGACGATCGCAGACCCCGACTTCCGCGGGCGGGTGTTCAAGGAAGCGGTGGATTTCAGCGGCTGTACATTCACCGGCCGGGCCGACTTCTCCGAGGCGGTCTTCGAGGGGCGGGTCTCCTTCTCCAGGGCGGTCTTCGAGCAGTTCGCCGATTTCCGGAACACCCGGTTCGATGGCTCGGCCTGTTTCACCGAAGCGGTGTTCGAGAACGACCTCACCTTTGAGGACGTCACCGTCGGCGGGGCGCTGCGGCTCGACCGCGCGTGCTTCGAACAGGCCAGCCGGATAGGGCCGGCCCGCGCGGACGAGGTCGATCTCAGCCTGGTCGTCTTCCAGCGGCGTGTACGGATCGAGTTGGTTACCAGGCTGGTCCGGTGCGAACGGGGCCGGTTCGTCGAAGGGGCACAGTTCCTGCTCGACGGGGCCGATCTCATCCTCAAGGACAGCGATCTGGGCGGGGCATCCCTGCTGGCGTCGTATACGGCCCCTCACGATGTCTACGATCCCGACCGGCGCCCGCGGCTGGTCACGCTCTCGGGCACGGATGTGGCCAACCTGACCGTCTCGCGGGTCGACCTGTCCGCCGCCAAGCTGATGAACGCCCATAACCTCGACCAGATGCGGATCCGCCCCGACGACGCGTTCGGCTGGACGCCGGGCACGTTCCGGATCGCGCGCCGACAGGTCATCGGGGACGAGGTCCGCTGGCGTGCCAAGAACGGCCCGGCACGGTCACGCTGGAAGCTGCCGGAGGGCTGGCCGGACCTGGATGCCCCGCGCACTGCCGGTGACGTCAGCAAGGCCTATCAGGCGCTGCGCAAGGGGCGCGAGGAGGCCAGGGACGAGCCGGGGGCCGCCGACTTCTACTACGGCGAGATGGAGATGCGGCGGCTGGGCACCCGGCTCCGGGGCAAGGAGCAGTGGCGGGAGCGGAACGTGCGCGGCTGGCTGGCGGCTCGGGGGGAGTACACCCTGCTGTGGCTGTACTGGCTGATGTCCGGGTACGGGCTGCGGGCGTGGCGGGCGTTCACGGCCCTGGCAGTGCTGGTGGCGGGCGCCGCCGCCGGGTTCCTGGAGTGGGGCTTCCCCGCGGGAACGTCGATGGACTATCCCGGCGCGGTCCGTTACACGTTGCGGGCGGCGACCTCTCTGCTGCGCGGGACCGACCAGGCGCTGACCCCCACCGGCGAGTGGATCGAGCTGGGGGTGCGGTTCCTCGGCCCGGTGCTGCTGGGCTTGGCCCTCCTCGCGCTGCGGGGCCGTGTGCGGCGCTGA
- a CDS encoding uracil-DNA glycosylase, which yields MSLDLLELLPGDWRERMEPRLDPLATAALGAFVAGEYERETVYPVREDLFNAFRLCTYDRARVLILGQDPYHGPGQAHGLSFSVREGVRLPPSLRNIYKELEADLGVPPARSGDLTPWAAQGVLLLNAVLTVRAGEAGSHAGKGWEEFTDAAIAALNDKNERVVFVLWGAYARKKARLVTNPAHVVIESAHPSPLSAKKFFGSRPFSAVNKALADAGLPEIDWRLS from the coding sequence ATGTCCCTCGACCTGTTGGAACTGCTGCCCGGCGACTGGCGTGAGCGGATGGAGCCGCGGCTGGATCCGCTGGCCACCGCCGCGCTCGGTGCGTTCGTGGCCGGGGAGTACGAGCGGGAGACGGTCTATCCGGTGCGGGAGGACCTGTTCAACGCGTTCCGGCTGTGCACCTACGACCGCGCCCGGGTGCTGATCCTGGGGCAGGACCCCTACCACGGGCCCGGGCAGGCCCACGGGCTGAGCTTCAGCGTCCGCGAGGGAGTCCGGCTGCCTCCGTCGCTCCGCAACATCTACAAGGAACTGGAGGCCGACCTGGGGGTCCCGCCGGCCAGGAGCGGCGACCTGACGCCGTGGGCCGCGCAGGGCGTGCTGCTGCTGAACGCGGTGCTGACCGTCCGGGCGGGCGAGGCGGGCTCCCACGCAGGCAAGGGCTGGGAGGAGTTCACCGACGCCGCCATCGCCGCGCTCAACGACAAGAACGAGCGGGTGGTGTTCGTGCTGTGGGGGGCCTACGCCCGCAAGAAGGCCCGGCTGGTGACCAACCCCGCCCACGTGGTGATCGAGTCGGCGCACCCCAGCCCGCTCAGCGCCAAGAAGTTCTTCGGCAGCCGCCCGTTCAGCGCCGTCAACAAGGCGCTCGCCGACGCCGGCCTCCCCGAGATCGACTGGCGACTGAGCTGA
- the modA gene encoding molybdate ABC transporter substrate-binding protein, whose product MAARPLLRRLAASAALLVLLVPVAACGEPAGPPRLTVFVPSSLTEAFTELAADYEHDAGVRIRPVFSSSLDLVERLEDRPEADVLIAGDRTAMEDVAELLGNTRVIARTSLTIAVAPGNPKGIRGVTDLARPGLRVVLGASLVPVGRYARSVLAKERVPVRTASEEISSRAVLTKVRTGEADAGIVYVTDMRAAGAAAGSVPIPADQNVTVEYPAAPIRESDHPEAAEAFVTWLTSAPARSVLHRHGFALP is encoded by the coding sequence ATGGCCGCTCGCCCGCTGTTGCGCCGACTCGCCGCGTCCGCCGCCCTTCTCGTCCTGCTCGTCCCGGTCGCGGCGTGCGGGGAGCCGGCCGGGCCGCCGCGGCTGACGGTGTTCGTCCCGTCCTCGCTGACCGAGGCGTTCACCGAACTGGCGGCCGACTACGAGCACGACGCCGGCGTGCGGATACGGCCGGTGTTCAGCTCCTCGCTGGACCTGGTGGAACGCCTGGAGGACCGCCCGGAGGCCGACGTCCTGATCGCCGGGGACCGCACGGCCATGGAGGACGTGGCCGAACTGCTCGGGAACACCCGGGTGATCGCGCGCACCTCGCTGACGATCGCCGTGGCGCCCGGCAACCCCAAGGGCATCCGCGGCGTCACCGACCTGGCCCGCCCGGGGCTGCGGGTGGTGCTCGGCGCGTCCCTGGTCCCGGTGGGCCGGTACGCCCGGAGCGTCCTGGCCAAGGAGAGGGTGCCGGTGCGCACGGCGTCGGAGGAGATCAGCTCGCGGGCGGTGCTCACCAAGGTCCGTACCGGTGAGGCCGACGCGGGCATCGTCTACGTCACCGACATGCGCGCGGCGGGCGCCGCCGCCGGGAGCGTCCCGATCCCCGCCGACCAGAACGTCACCGTGGAGTACCCGGCCGCCCCCATCCGCGAGAGCGACCACCCGGAGGCCGCCGAGGCGTTCGTGACCTGGCTGACCTCCGCCCCGGCCCGTTCCGTCCTGCACCGGCACGGTTTCGCCCTCCCCTGA